In Harmonia axyridis chromosome 6, icHarAxyr1.1, whole genome shotgun sequence, a single window of DNA contains:
- the LOC123683090 gene encoding uncharacterized protein LOC123683090: MGPGSSSAVSSPSPSQPKVLLSEVACHVPSDNTDSSDASARISSSDELDKVPDVLPLTPAEKECEVLYRAEVTRDSTGRYTVGLPFSSYRLGTSVNVAIRQFLRLEHRLENNPDLRVAYHEFMRDYLSSGHMELVPESFDHPRYEPYYIPHHPVHRPDDPATKIPVVFNTSCASANGKSLNDLLLTGPKLQTDISTLLLRFRLHQFVFTADIRQMYRQILIRPEQRDYQRIVWRFSKREPLQYYRLNTVTYGVSSVPYLALRTLHQLASDDGLRFPTARQVLLNEIYVDGILTGCSSESEALELRKQVQDLLMAGGFELRKWATNHLPLLDGIPSDHRRESSSIDPLLLDREPSLKILGLGWNPASDHFFYSVRLNSTTVTKRNVLSQMARIFDPLGWLTPVTFYAKIFFRQLCLLHLEWDQPLSNEIQNRWLQFQSQLPTLTELHIPRFIPAVSSSAHRFIGFCDASESGYAAVVYLSTPTSSGRFHVSLLAAKSKISPCKAMSLPRLELCGAHLLAKLMHHLSTRVLQNLSADYIAFCDSSVALSWIRGESHRWKTFVGNRVAEIQDLIPSNCWRHVISEDNPADCASRGLMPSDIHHHPLWWHGPPWLSLDSFLWPLSSVDSSQIDQVDEEAKPLSALVLTVVSGEPTMIDRFSSYLRLKRVIAFCRRFILNARGSALPRTGFLTSVELQEAEICLIRLVQSVHFAEELAELQKPSSRHRLIMKLHLFCDEHGLVRDNHLTHLIIDDAHYRLLHAGALATHSYIRRRYWILDGRNVVRNHLRKCNRCFSCKPRPLIQPMGNLPPERLSSAMAFLTTGVDYAGPFYVTSARLRGAVSTKAYLVVFICFSTKAVHLELASELSTPAFIAAYRRFVARRGHPSVIFSDNGTNFVGAHNYLRDLGRLLSAPQHQQSLCDAASSSGTDWRFIPPSSHHFGGLWEAAVKSAKHHLTRVIGEQKLTYEEFLTVCTQVEAIPNSRPLYLPSSDPSDFEALTPGHFLVFRSLTAPPDNDVSSVSVNRLSRWQLVQRFQQDFWKRWRQKYLHTLQQRHKWLQPSTPILPGTVVVIRDDNLPPLKWSIGRISSVFPGADSTTRVADVATASGSIRRPVVKLCPLPTQ; the protein is encoded by the exons ATGGGCC CAGGGTCATCATCTGCTGTGTCTTCTCCATCCCCTTCTCAGCCCAAAGTCCTTCTATCAGAGGTCGCCTGCCATGTTCCTTCGGACAATACTGATTCTTCTGATGCATCTGCCCGTATCTCATCATCTGAT GAACTCGATAAAGTACCTGACGTGCTTCCTTTGACCCCTGCCGAGAAGGAGTGTGAAGTTCTGTATCGCGCTGAAGTCACTCGTGACTCCACTGGCAGATACACTGTTGGTTTGCCCTTTTCATCTTATCGTCTGGGTACCTCTGTCAATGTGGCGATTAGGCAGTTTCTTCGACTAGAACATCGTCTAGAAAATAACCCTGATCTTCGTGTCGCCTATCATGAGTTTATGCGAGATTATCTTTCGAGTGGTCACATGGAATTGGTTCCTGAATCATTTGACCATCCTCGATATGAACCTTATTATATTCCTCATCATCCTGTTCACCGTCCAGATGATCCTGCTACTAAAATTCCAGTTGTCTTCAACACCTCTTGCGCATCTGCTAATGGCAAATCCCTAAATGATCTTCTGCTTACCGGCCCGAAGCTGCAAACGGACATTTCAACTCTTCTGCTTCGTTTTCGTCTACATCAATTTGTTTTTACTGCCGATATCAGACAGATGTATCGACAGATCCTGATACGCCCTGAGCAGAGGGATTATCAACGCATCGTCTGGCGTTTCTCCAAACGGGAACCCCTCCAATATTATCGTCTGAACACAGTCACCTATGGAGTTTCCTCGGTTCCTTACCTAGCACTTAGAACCCTTCATCAGCTAGCTTCGGACGACGGACTCAGATTTCCTACGGCAAGGCAAGTCTTGCTGAATGAAATTTATGTCGATGGCATCTTGACCGGCTGTTCATCCGAATCCGAagctcttgaattgcgaaagcaggtTCAAGACCTGCTCATGGCGGGTGGTTTTGAGCTGCGTAAATGGGCTACTAATCATCTTCCCCTGCTAGACGGTATCCCATCTGATCATCGTAGGGAATCCTCCTCTATTGACCCCCTTCTTCTTGACCGTGAACCAAGTCTCAAAATTCTGGGACTTGGATGGAATCCTGCATCTGATCACTTCTTTTATTCCGTCCGTTTAAACTCAACGACAGTCACCAAACGGAACGTGCTGAGTCAGATGGCTAGAATCTTCGATCCTTTGGGATGGCTAACTCCAGTCACTTTCTATGCCAAAATCTTCTTTCGTCAGCTCTGTCTACTTCATCTAGAATGGGATCAACCTCTCTCGAATGAGATTCAAAACCGGTGGTTGCAGTTTCAATCCCAGCTTCCCACTTTGACAGAGCTTCACATACCACGATTCATCCCTGCCGTTTCTTCTTCTGCTCATCGCTTCATCGGCTTCTGTGATGCCTCTGAATCCGGCTATGCTGCAGTCGTTTATCTAAGCACTCCTACATCGTCCGGTCGATTCCACGTGTCTCTTCTAGCGGCCAAATCCAAAATTTCTCCTTGTAAGGCAATGTCCCTGCCTCGTCTAGAACTCTGCGGTGCccatcttctcgcaaaactcatGCATCATTTGTCTACCCGCGTTTTACAGAATCTCAGTGCTGACTACATTGCCTTTTGCGATTCTTCTGTTGCCTTGTCGTGGATCCGTGGTGAGAGTCACAGGTGGAAGACATTTGTTGGCAATCGAGTCGCTGAGATACAGGATTTGATTCCTTCTAATTGCTGGAGGCATGTGATATCTGAAGACAATCCAGCTGATTGCGCCTCTCGAGGATTGATGCCCTCAGATATTCATCACCACCCATTGTGGTGGCACGGTCCTCCTTGGTTGTCTCTCGATTCCTTTCTATGGCCCCTGTCCTCTGTTGATTCATCTCAAATTGATCAAGTGGACGAAGAAGCCAAGCCACTCTCCGCTTTAGTGTTGACGGTTGTCTCCGGTGAACCCACCATGATTGACCGTTTTTCTTCGTATCTTCGACTCAAGCGCGTCATTGCCTTTTGTCGTCGTTTCATACTGAATGCTCGTGGTTCAGCTTTACCTCGCACAGGTTTTCTCACCTCTGTTGAGCTTCAGGAAGCAGAGATCTGCTTAATACGTCTGGTTCAATCTGTTCATTTTGCCGAGGAGCTGGCTGAGCTGCAGAAACCATCTTCTCGTCATCGACTCATCATGAAACTTCACCTTTTTTGCGATGAGCATGGACTTGTTCGA GACAATCATCTCACTCATCTGATAATCGATGATGCCCATTATCGTCTTCTGCACGCCGGTGCTTTAGCTACTCATTCGTACATTCGTCGACGGTACTGGATATTGGACGGACGTAATGTAGTACGCAATCATCTGCGCAAGTGCAACCGATGCTTTTCTTGCAAGCCCCGTCCTCTAATACAGCCAATGGGCAATCTTCCACCAGAGCGGCTATCATCTGCTATGGCTTTTCTAACTACTGGTGTCGACTACGCCGGCCCATTTTATGTGACGAGTGCACGACTACGCGGAGCCGTTAGCACGAAGGCATATCTGGTTGTCTTCATCTGCTTCTCTACTAAAGCAGTTCATCTAGAATTGGCATCTGAGCTGTCAACCCCAGCGTTCATCGCTGCTTATCGGCGCTTTGTTGCACGCCGAGGTCATCCTTCCGTCATCTTTTCGGATAACGGGACCAACTTTGTTGGTGCTCATAACTACCTTCGTGACCTTGGCCGCTTACTGTCTGCTCCACAACATCAGCAGAGTCTCTGTGATGCTGCCTCGTCGTCCGGAACTGACTGGCGATTCATACCCCCTTCCAGTCATCACTTTGGCGGCCTGTGGGAGGCCGCTGTAAAATCTGCTAAACATCATCTTACTCGCGTTATTGGCGAGCAGAAACTCACTTACGAGGAGTTTCTCACCGTCTGCACTCAGGTTGAAGCCATCCCCAACTCTCGCCCTCTGTATCTTCCATCATCTGATCCTTCTGATTTTGAGGCCCTTACACCAGGGCATTTCTTGGTTTTCCGGTCCCTAACAGCTCCTCCTGACAACGATGTCAGTTCTGTGTCTGTGAAccggttatctcgttggcaactagTCCAGCGATTTCAGCAGGACTTCTGGAAGCGTTGGCGTCAGAAATACTTGCATACCTTGCAGCAACGTCACAAGTGGTTGCAGCCATCTACCCCTATCCTTCCAGGTACCGTTGTCGTCATTCGAGATGACAATCTTCCTCCTCTAAAGTGGTCTATCGGTCGTATATCATCTGTTTTTCCGGGAGCTGATTCCACAACCCGCGTTGCTGATGTTGCCACTGCGTCTGGATCAATTCGGCGACCAGTCGTTAAATTGTGTCCTCTTCCAACTCAGTAG